The Halostagnicola larsenii XH-48 region TGTGACGGACCGCCTCGAGGTCGGCCCGGTGGTCGTCGTCGGTCGGGACGATCCGCAACTCGACGCCGAGGACGTTCGCGGCCTTTTGAAAACTGAAGTGCCCGGACTCGGGCATCACGACGTTCGGCGTCGAACGCTCGTTTCGGTTCGGTGTGTGGTCTCCGACCCGGTTCGACGTTCGGCTCTCGAACCGATCGCGGGCGATGCGAACCGCCTGAATGTTCGCTTCGGTCCCGCCGCTGGCGACGTAGCCCGCGGGCGAGTCGAGACCGGCAATCTCGCCGAGCATCGATACCGCCTCCTCCTCGAGTTCGGTGACCGTCGGGTACGTCCCCGGATCGCCGGGATTCGTCGCGAGAAAGCGTTCGGCCGCCGTACGCGCGTCCGGGTGCGGCTCAGTGCACATCGACGAGAGCACCCGGTCAAACGTCTGCGGCTCGACCTGCATACGTTAGTTACCGTTTCTCGACGATTTATTCGTTGCGTTTCCACACAAAGACGAGTATTGGCCGCTGTACGAGCGGTCTCGAGTACATCGCTGATCGAATCCGCGTGTAAAACACCGGTCGAAATCGTCCGCTCGAGTTAGCGAACCGAATCCAGCAAGAGCTTCTGTTCGACGCGTTTGACCTCGTGTTGAACGTCGCGTACGGCGTCGATATTCGCGGAGATCGAACTGACGCCCTCGTTGACGAGGAACTGGACCATATCCGGCTTCGAGCCGGCCTGTCCGCAGATGCTCGTCTCGATATCGTGTTCGCGGCAGGTTTCGATGACGTCCTCGAGCAGCCGCAAGATCGCGGGGTGGAGTTCGTCGAAGCGGTCCGCGACGTGCTCGTTGTTGCGGTCGACCGCGAGCGTGTACTGGGTGAGGTCGTTCGTGCCGAAGGAGGCGAAGTCGATGCCCGCTTCGGCCAACTCCTCGACCGACAGCGCCGCGGCGGGCGTCTCGATCATCGCCCCCCATTTGCGCTTCTCGGGGTCGATCCCCGCCGCTTTCAGCTGCTCTTTCGCGCGGTAGACATCTTCGGCGTCGTTGACCAGCGGGAGCATGATCTCGACGTTGTCGTAGCCCATCTCGTAGAGTCGGGCGAACGCCTCGAGTTCGTGAGCGAAAACGTCGGTTCGGTCGAGCGAGCGGCGGATGCCCCGGTAGCCGAGCATCGGATTGTGTTCCTCGGGTTCGTCCTCCCCGCCCTCGAGTTGGCGGAACTCGTCGCTGGGCGCGTCGAGCGTGCGGACCCGAACGGGTCGCGGGTAGAACTCGTCTGCGACGCTCCGAATCCCATTGATGAGTTCGTTGGTGTAGGCGTCCGTGCCGTTTTCCTCGATGAATTTCTCCGGGGTTTGATTCAGCGAGAGGATCATGTGCTCCGTTCGGAGCAGGCCGACGCCGTCGGCACCCGTCGCGGCCGCGCGTTCGGCGGCTTCGGGGATGGAGACGTTGACCTTGACTTCGGTCGCCGTCATCGGCTTGACCGGCGACTGCGGGCGAACCTCTTCGACCGGCTGGGTCTCCTCTTCCGGATCGACCGTCTCGCCCTCGAGGACGGCTCCCTTGTCCCCATCGAGGGTGACGAGTTGGCCGTCATCCAGCACCGTCGTGGCGTTGGTCGTCCCGACGATTGCCGGGACGCCGAGTTCGCGAGAGACGATCGCGGCGTGACTGGTCATCCCACCTTCGTCGGTAACGATCCCCGCGGCGCGTTTCATCGCCGGGACCATATCCGGCATCGTCATCTCGGTGACGATGATGTCGCCCTCGCCGACCTTCGCGAGGTCGTCGAGTTTCGTGACCACCTGTGCGGCCCCGCTGACGGTGCCCGGACTCGAGCCGAGTCCGTCGACAAGGATTTCGCCGGTGGCCTCCGACGAGTCTCCGTCGCTCGACGTACTTCCGTCGTCAGAACCGGTCTCGGCGGACCGGATGCTCCCGCTGCCGTCGGTGACGCCTTTGGCGGCGTTGACGACTGCTTCGGAGCCGGCTCCCTCGAGGTTGCCGTCGTCGGGTTCCTCGATCGTGGTGATCGGCCTCGATTGAAGCATGAAATCCTCGTCGTCGGTCATCGCCCATTCGACGTCTTGTGGGGTATCGTAGTGGGTTTCGACGCGTTCACCGAGGTCGACGAGTCGGGAGAGTTCGTCGTCGGAGAGTACCCGCTCGGTGCGTTTCTCCTCGGGAACCTCGCGCTCGACGGTTTCCCCGGTTTCCTCGTCTTTGACGTGCATGACTTTCTTCTCGGCGACGGTCACGTCGATGTCGTCTTCGGTGCGTGAAATGACGTAG contains the following coding sequences:
- the ppsA gene encoding phosphoenolpyruvate synthase — its product is MAVLWLDEISADDLETVGGKGASLGELTGAGLPVPPGFVVTAGTYRSFIENAGIDDELFDVVDVDTDDSSALATAADRAQELILETPFPEELREEILEAYHEVGNGEAFVAVRSSATAEDLPDASFAGQQDTYLNVTGEDLLNRVRECWASLFTQRAIYYRQEQGFDHSAVNIAVVVQQMVDAEKSGVMFTSHPSTGDPTMIIEAAWGLGEAVVSGAVSPDNYVISRTEDDIDVTVAEKKVMHVKDEETGETVEREVPEEKRTERVLSDDELSRLVDLGERVETHYDTPQDVEWAMTDDEDFMLQSRPITTIEEPDDGNLEGAGSEAVVNAAKGVTDGSGSIRSAETGSDDGSTSSDGDSSEATGEILVDGLGSSPGTVSGAAQVVTKLDDLAKVGEGDIIVTEMTMPDMVPAMKRAAGIVTDEGGMTSHAAIVSRELGVPAIVGTTNATTVLDDGQLVTLDGDKGAVLEGETVDPEEETQPVEEVRPQSPVKPMTATEVKVNVSIPEAAERAAATGADGVGLLRTEHMILSLNQTPEKFIEENGTDAYTNELINGIRSVADEFYPRPVRVRTLDAPSDEFRQLEGGEDEPEEHNPMLGYRGIRRSLDRTDVFAHELEAFARLYEMGYDNVEIMLPLVNDAEDVYRAKEQLKAAGIDPEKRKWGAMIETPAAALSVEELAEAGIDFASFGTNDLTQYTLAVDRNNEHVADRFDELHPAILRLLEDVIETCREHDIETSICGQAGSKPDMVQFLVNEGVSSISANIDAVRDVQHEVKRVEQKLLLDSVR